AAGGGCTTGGGGGTATTCAGGGTGATGGGCACCAGCCGCGAGCCAAAGCCCGCCGCGATAAATACCGCCCGCTTGACGCGGTAGGGTTCCAGCGCCTTGATGCCCGCCTCGGTAATGCCCCGCTTTTCCACATAGCCCATCTTCCCCAGTTCCGTCACGGTCTTATTTACCGTACCCAGGGACTTATTTACCCGGCTCACCAACTCGCGCTGGGTCAAGCTCGCGCCTTTTTCCTGCTCCAGGCAGGCTAAAATATCAAACTGATTTTTTGTTAAGCTCATTTATGCCACAACCTCTTTACTGATTTTACGCTTATAAAGGGCGATACCGCCCTTGAGCAGCACGTTGATCGTCAGGATCAAAATCGAAACAAACGCGGCGCACTCCAGCATCATCTGTGCCTCAAACATGGTGATCATCAGCGATACCGGCTGAGTAGCCTGTACCGAGAGGAAGGATACCGCCGAAATGGTCATCATGGAGTTGACAAAGAAATAGGAGAACATCTCCGCTATGGTGGATTTGGACTGGGGCACCAATACGTTGAGAATGATGCGCATCCGGCTGATCCCCAGGGTCTGCCCCACCGCCTCCAGGTTGCCGTTGAGCTTGCCGAAGGTATTGTACATCATCAGGTACGGCGAGGCGAAAAAGTGCATCAGGTTGACCAGGATCAAAATGGCCAGCGTACCATAGATCATCGTTCCCTTAAAGAACAACACATAGGAAAGGCCCAGCACCAGGCCCGGAATGGCCAGGGTGATCACGCTCATCAGGTGCAGCACCCGGCTCTGGGGAGAGTGGGTGCGCGCTGTAAGATAGCTTGTGGCATAGGCCACTACAACGCCGACGACCGATACGCCGATGGCGATCAGGATCGAGTTGATCAAAAACTGGCCCGCGTTCATATCCATGGCCCGGGCGATGTTATTCATTGTCACCGACATATCGATGGGATACTTCTTCACAAAGGTGAGCAGCGCAAACGATACGATGGGCAGCACCACGCAAACCGATACCACCGCGCAAAGCAGGTAAGCCACGCCATCGCGCAGCCGGTTTTTGGCAATGGTAAAGGGCCGTACCACAAAACCGCTGTTCCCCTTATCTTGATTGATCAGGTCCAGCACAAAGGCGATGAAAGCCGGCACCAGCAATACCAGGCCGATCACGCTGCCCTTGCCAAAGTCTAGCAGGCCGATCACGTCCTGATACATCATCACCGGTAAGGTAGTAAACTGGCCGCCCACCATCAGCGGCACGCCATAGTCGGTAATGATCAGCGTGAAGACCGCAAAGATCACCGAGATCATGGGCCGACGCAGATACGGCAGGGTAATGGCCGTAAACTGGCGCACTTTAGAGATGCCCAATACATTGGCTGCCTCGTAGGGCGTGCTGTCCTCATAGCGGAAGATATCCGCCACCATCAAAAACGCCACCGGGAAGGAATACATGACCGACCCTACGACCACGCCCCAGAACCCATAGATCGATCCGCCCAGGCCCAGCAGGTTGGTCAGCACCCCGTTGGCGCCGAACAGCACGATCAGCCCCATTCCGTGCGAGATGGAGGGGATGAGCATCGGCAGCACGAACAAAAAGCTCCATACGCCCTTGAGGCGCACCCCGGTACGGGCAATGCACCAGGCCAGCGCTGTGGCCAGCCCCACCGAGATCACCGTGGAGGTCAGCGTTACGCTCAGGGAATTGAGCAGCGCCGTATTAAAATTGTCCGATGTCAGAATCGCGCCGATATCCGTGCCCGCCATGGAAAAGAACATGCGGATCAGCGGAAAGAGCACAGCCACCGCAAAAAAGACGATCAGCAGCAGCTTAACGCCGGACATCGCCTTGCTTTTACTTTTCATTTTGCACCCTCGCATATTGGATGAGCGAATCAATTTTGAGCTGGATGTTATGCAGCACAAAGCGCTCTACATACTCGTTGGCCGGATGATCGACGATGCCCGCGGGGGTATCCAGCTGCTGGATCGTGCCCTCGCGCATGACCATGATGCGGTCGCTCATGGCAAAGGCCTCTTCCTGGTCATGGGTAATGTAGATCATGGTAGAACCAAATTGCTTCTGGATGCTCTTAAGCTCCTGGCGCAGCGAAAGGCGGGTATCCACATCCAGCGCGCTCATGGGCTCGTCAAACAAAATGATATCGGGATTGAGCGCCAGCGTGCGGGCG
Above is a genomic segment from Luoshenia tenuis containing:
- a CDS encoding ABC transporter permease subunit, which gives rise to MKSKSKAMSGVKLLLIVFFAVAVLFPLIRMFFSMAGTDIGAILTSDNFNTALLNSLSVTLTSTVISVGLATALAWCIARTGVRLKGVWSFLFVLPMLIPSISHGMGLIVLFGANGVLTNLLGLGGSIYGFWGVVVGSVMYSFPVAFLMVADIFRYEDSTPYEAANVLGISKVRQFTAITLPYLRRPMISVIFAVFTLIITDYGVPLMVGGQFTTLPVMMYQDVIGLLDFGKGSVIGLVLLVPAFIAFVLDLINQDKGNSGFVVRPFTIAKNRLRDGVAYLLCAVVSVCVVLPIVSFALLTFVKKYPIDMSVTMNNIARAMDMNAGQFLINSILIAIGVSVVGVVVAYATSYLTARTHSPQSRVLHLMSVITLAIPGLVLGLSYVLFFKGTMIYGTLAILILVNLMHFFASPYLMMYNTFGKLNGNLEAVGQTLGISRMRIILNVLVPQSKSTIAEMFSYFFVNSMMTISAVSFLSVQATQPVSLMITMFEAQMMLECAAFVSILILTINVLLKGGIALYKRKISKEVVA